The window GTGTTTAAACTCCTTTCTTCAATAATTCATATCCAGCAATACAAAGTATACACTTCTAAGCCAtgcctttataatttttagggTGATATTCAACATTGGATTGCTTGTGGCCTGTATGTTATGTGCTGCACATCACCTTCCACTCAACAATCAAATGCTAAGGCTGATAATTGCATCAGCCTTACTAGACTTCTCAGACTTTGTAAGATAAGGTAAATTTCTATGGCATAACTATgtgttcaaatatttatagatgAAATGAAAGAGTAGAATAAAATCACACATACTCTCACCCAAAGTCTTTCCTTCCCAtagatgtaaatttaaatgcatttgacctcaatctgctgGATAGCAAGATGGAGTCTAAGGTTGTACATGCAAGCTTAAATAGCTTGTTCACGCTTTCCTTCAAAATCCCTTGAAAGAAAAGAATGAaacttattgataaaatactaACATATAGATCATATAACATGCATTGTTGGCAACAGGGGAGGTTGACTATAAAAAACTTTACCAAACTAAGTTAAGAATGTTAACAGGATTTGATATATTAAGAGAGGcagagagagaaaaaaaagataattgtactttaatttgtttgttgattCAGATTATCACATTCTTGTTTACTTATGACATTAATAGGAAAAATGaacttcaatattttaatatggaAAGAAAAAACTAAAGTCAGAAATTTCACTATTTGCTTTTAAATGATGTTCATTTCAATTTTCTGTTTGCAGTTTATTACAGTTCTTCAGAAAGATTAAATTATGGATGGAAATGGCATCAATGTCAACAGACTTCAAAGAGAAGATGGAGACATTGGAACACAAATTTGCTGTGTCCGATAGACTGTTCAGAAAATTCAGACCTTTGTTCcaagaaatatttaatgggtttgtttatattttatactcaaTGAAAACTGTAGAATTATTAGTCTGAAAGGTCCTGAcaagtttctttttgttataatgAAACTGAATTGCTTTTTTCATAGTATATTATCATAATCCATGAGACAGGCtgatccaaaataaataaggatATAAAATCTTACACTagtgaaaataatgttaatatatacatttttgtgCATTAGTTGTGAAATATTTAGTAGACATATTAAATAACAACTTACTTTTGCAGCACCCCCACAAACGATGAAAttgatttattcaaattcacaTGGTGCCTCTACATCTGTGTCAAAGGAGAGTTCCAGAACGCCAATGATTTAGTGGACATGTACCACCTGCTCCTCTCCTGCTTGGACCACATCTTTGCTAATGCCTTCATGGCAAAACGGACAGATCTCATAAATCCAAATTTCAAAGGTAAAAATTCTAGGGTAATCTGATGACTAAAGGCTCTATCTAGCAACTATGGGATTAAGgtcgaaaaaaaagaaaaatctaggATATCATCAACTCATACCTACACacatatcacatctttatcatTTTTGATAAGGACATATCTGAGATTCATCAAGGGCCACATTTTGTTGAACGGCTTTGTGAGTcaataagattcaaatatactcacagattatattatatgccGCAAACCATTTATATGATGGGTGGATAATGTTaaagctacatacatacaaaacacATATGTTTATGTTGGGGGAGACCTATGTCAATAATTGACATGTTGGGGGAGACCTATGTCAATAGTTGAATGTTAATTTGACTGAATAAAggctaaatatttattatactagcAGATTGCTAGCTAATCACctgaaaagaatcccaacatAAGCCTCTGCTTTGATTAGTTTCAAGAGTTAGTATGTAAAGTAAAGTAACAAACTCAAATCTTTCTTCCATTTTCCAGGTTTACCCAGTAATTGGGGTAGTGATAACTTCCAAGTGCCGAACAAGCCACCTTGCATCATTTCAATATTCCACCAGATGAGTTATGAGCAGAAACTGATGGTAGAAGCTGCCGCTATGAAAGAGTACAGTTACAAACCTGTCATTAAGTCATTTTTTGATAAAGGGGTAAGAgtatttgaagaaaaaaacttatatttatatatgcagttattattttaaataagggATATAATAAGAAGGGATATATAATAAGACTATAATAAGTTTCGGTATGTGCtaaggtataattaaaattaattgcgggtgtcgtaaaggcgacaaAAGCTCAATAGAACTTTAAGAAAGCTATTGAAAATTCCGAtgattttgatgtttatgctccaatccgcaGAAACTTTACTTGCGCTACTTAGGATTTTTGGCTCTTGTGAGACAACAAGACCCACAAATCCTCATCaaatatcaatatgtttttacAGCTGTATTATATAACATGCCTCAGTCTATAGCCTCCAAGATAAAATAGCTCTGAATGCAATCAagaagttaaattaaataatatataaatagtctTTTCtatgataagaaaatataactaaaaagtgcaatatttatgtttttagatCTTAAAAGGGCGCGCAGATCAACTATTGGGTCTTTTCGACGGAGGAAATTTTGAAGCTAATTTCAATTCCCTGAATAACTTGTACGAAACTTATGTTTTAAGTGTAGGAGAATTTGACGAGaggatatttttaagtaagttatatttcaaactttataaaaaaaatgtacttacctaTGATAGTTTAAAggcttatataatatatttatgaaacctCTTTTCTACTGtcaattcataatttattattgtcaaaTGACAAGTGTTGATTAAACAAGTTGTTTCTTGTAAATAAACTGCAACTTTATGCAATTTTTTAcactgtaaattaaaaacaagcaCTTCTTTATATGCAGAGAACTATGTCGGCCAAAAgctatttaaattcaatattaacTTGTATAGTGGACTACCAAGGTACAGCAACACATGTAGCTTTCATTTAAATgcatataaatacaatttaattgtGTCTATTTAAAGGCAATTGAGCctttagtatttattacctattggttgttttaatgtaaatcttaTCAGGCACACATCACGGTGCGTAGAATCGATTGACCTGCCACCCTGATCCTCTTGAACCAAAAAGTACTCATACAATTTTCAATGTTTATACTCCCATCATCTCACAAATATTGttacagataaataaaactaaagtaagcaataaaatgtgtttatattttacagatGAATATGCAAGTGAACGACCCGGTGGACAGCCTAATGACGAGATATCAGCCGTTATTCAGAATTTTGGCCCGGTATgtgaattttgttaaatttaaatatatttataaatgtaacatTGAGATAAATGATACAGAATGCGACTTGATTAAGAACCCAGTTAaatctgtaattttttattgtgtggtatttattatacatagttCAAACTGCGCCAGTTACAACCTATTAAaatctgtaattttttacCCGGTTTCGGTGTTCCTGCCGATTTGACAtcactatttattttctagttatattattacttaatttattactaCTATATTGATGACAATTATGGTTTTCACATCCAAGCGTCAGGTCAATGCTCGGTTGGCCTTTAACAAACCAACCAAGAGATTAAGCTAACATAGAGTTATATTGTTACAGAGCGGTCGCACATGCCCGGAGACGCCTCTCTCAGGTCAACGTTATCTGCCGAGCCGAGGCGAGGAACTGACTCCCGTGTCCGAGGCGGCCCGCAGTATACAGTGGCTCACCTCCTACCTGCAACACTGCCATCCACAGCCCTCCAGCGATCTCCTGAGATTGTTTGCGTAAGTAATacatcacttttttatttatttattttattaagacatATATTGctaatacaaaatacattgtgtacaaaaaatataaaatgtaaactttaaaattggCGGATTAGTGATCAGTTTCTTGTGACATGTAGGCCTCTTCCAGCTGTTTCCAGTCACTTACCCCTTATCTAACTTTTCTTATCCAAGTTCCTCCAAGACATTAATTCTTTTTAACCTCAGTGAAATAATGCTAAGAGAACCTGCACATCAAGTCAACTGCATGTGTAACCAAAATCCAATATCGGCTAGGTTCCTGCAAAGTTTGTGGAAGTCAGACGGGAGGTGCTTCGTGTTAAAATCTGCCTTACTAAATACATGATCATAATCGAAAGCCCACCCCAGACTCTTCAGAGGTGTTAGGATGTCACCGGGACTTATTCCAGTAAATAGAAGTCTGAACAATACCATTTGAAACTTATAATCATCACGCACCTTTCCTGAGGTAATCAGAGATTTCATTTCATCCGTTTGCCTgtcaataaaactaaatatttttacagggAATGCAATGTAAGTGAAGACACAATAAACAAGAATGTCATAGAGCCATGTCTCGGCTGGGCCGAGTTGTTCCGGGCTAGGATGAGGGAACTCACCTACAGCGCTGAGACCATCAACCATCGCTGTAACATGGTCACCAGGTTCTATTATAAGATCTTCGAGCATATTATCAGGACGGAACATAGGAAGAAACCGCAAGTTTCATTACAAGTAAGTTTAAATGTTCTTGTTGAaacagttttttatatttatcacaaaagtgcataaaaaaactatcgatttacttttattactgTATAAATTTGACAATAGTTCatccatatatatattaaaatcacTGACCGATGTCGAtacttgaaaaaaattgtcatttcACTAAGGGATCATGTATTTAAGTGCCCAaaaactgtttgtttgtactgtagtttgaaaatattgtttgctGTTAGAATGAACTCTCATATTTTGTGAGCAATCAATATTAGCGGTGCATACCCGGCTATACAAATACAGACTTTAATATCTGTCATCTAGTGCTAGTTACTATCATAATACAATaaggttttaaattttgtgtcactggaaaattaatcataataataatcttgTTTCAGGCACTCCTAACGCAAGAGACTTATCAACTAACAGTATACGCTTGCTGCACGGAAGTCGTTATACACGCGTTCTCCATACACTCACTTCGGTTCCCGGAAGTTCTCAAGATATACAACCTCAGCGCGTTCCATTTCTACAAGATCATAGAGTTGGTCGTGCAAATCATCTTTGAGAAGTCTGATAGGGATATCATAAAACATCTTAACACAGTAAGTCTTTGATCAAGTATATATTGGATTCACAGATGAGAgcaaaatcaaacaaaaaaaatgttattcaaaAATGGAtcttattattgtaatatattaaCATCCACTTTGGGACAgacagtttttttgtttctgatACTTTTTCAGCTAGTTTGTGGTACTACGtcgattaatttttttcattaatattaataaatagataagaaTCCTTCATCCTATATTGATAACACTATGTTCAACTTGTATGTTGTATGTACTATGTTGTATTAGAATAACAAGAGATGGAACTGATACTTCAATTCCCTGAAGTCCTCAAGATATATTAAACAACCTCAACGAATTGCACTTCTTCAAGGTCATAGAGTTAGTTGTAACAATTTTCGagtatttattgaattaattgatattaattGTATTTCTCTATTACAGATAGAAGAAGTGGTGTTAGAATCTGAAGTGTGGAAGTCTGGCAGTCCGCTGTGGAACGCCCTGGAGCGAGCTAACGTTCCTGTCTCTGCAGATGTACAGAATCACACCGAGCCTTTAGCTAGTCagtattatatacattatttattatcacgctTGTTTTTTATCACTACAAACACCGCCAGACGATAATATATGTGTCCTGTCTGTGGCATCGTAGCTTTAAAAGGATgaaccattttaattttgtttataatgttCCGGAAAGCAGACGGAACtagcttcgtgtgaaaaccggATAAGTCGGGTAAAATCTCAAAAGGCGCACCCGAGCTCCTCTCAAGGGAGGTGAGGATGCTACTCGGCCTAACGCCAAGACGAAGAAGTTCTGAAAAATTGTGAATACCAACCAACCAATGGTTTATTAATGGgtttaaaaactttacaatAGAACACCTCCATATCTTCCTCCCTcttataggcttataaacctgagattcctcttgtgggcgatgggctagcaacctatctcaATTTGAgtgtcaattccatcatgaagccatacatctgaatgtggtctttcagatttttcgagactgttggccctgttggttgtctatcccgcaaggaataaagatgtgACTCTATACACTGAACCTATCTCGTAAAGTACAACTTATTGTAACATTTCAGACGGCATTCAGTCTCGCGCGGCGCTTGTGGAACACACAAGACGGCAACTGTTCCAAGATAATATACGCCCGGGACAATCGCTATTAGGTAAATTTTCtatatatcactacatagtatctAAGTCGCTTCTCTGTGTCTGTGTGTAGCTTAGATCTTttaacggattttgatgcaatttttaatagatagtAATTCATGAGGAaagtgtatatgtataaatgctacccgtgcgaagccggggcgggtagTATGTGCAAAAGAGGACACTGTCTTATTGGCAGTCAAATGAACGCACAGACTAAACTGCTGGGTGTAAGGATTAGACGGTCTAAATGTGGAACGTAAGTTCTACTGGTTAAGGTGTGCACTGAAAGAGTATTTCCCAAAAATCCCCGCGAGAACGAGCTAAGCCACGGGCGTCTACTAGAGTTTTTAACTAGTCAAAGCTGTTTGGCCTCTGTCAATGCTAGTGTTCTCTTATATATTTGAagaagatatatttttcattaatttcattCTCCATGGCACAAACCAACGTCGGGAATCTGTGAAATTTTGCTTAGGTATTTCATATTATCGTGATTTACATCGATACATAAAATCGtgtttttgccgtgtggttcccggtactttagaataagaccattccatatctttcccatggatgtcgtaaaatgcgactcttaaaataaatggctcataaacttgggattctttttgtcggcgatgagctagcaacctggctaTTTGAAACACAATTCGATTAAtaagcaatacagctgaacatgaccttttaagactgctggctctgcctTTCCTggaagggatagagacgtgtttgtatatatatgtttttaatatattaaattaacctTTCCAGTGAACGCGGCGAGCCCGAGCGCGGAGCCGGCGTCGTCCCCGGGGAGCACCCCGCCGCGGCGGCCGCACAACTCACTCGTACTCTTTTTTAGAAAGGTATGCACATGATACTACTTTAGTCATCTTGGGACTTTGGGGGTGCTACACTGTGGGTTAAGGTTGATATGACACTTATTGGATAAGCTGATAATACTTTAGGTACTAATTAattaacgaaaataaaaatcaaataaaactatatgGCAACTGTTGATGATCGAATATACGTGGGAGGCTTTTGCGCAATACTTCGgctattaattaaaacaaaaattattctttagaAAACCAAGTTTTTCAATTACTTCATGCCACTAGAATTTCAGATCAATTAGTGGTTACAAAATTAAACCTTGAATTAATCAATTTCTAAAATTCCAGTTCTACGGCCTAGCAGTACTCCGAATGAACGATCTCTGCGGTCGTCTGAGACTAACAAATGAGGATTTAAAACGGAAGATATGGAACTGTCTAGAACATTCCATCACGCACCACACCTCGTTGCTGAAGGACCGCCATCTTGATCAGATATTGTTGTGTGCCGTCTACGTCATTTGTAGGGTGAGTGACAAGGATACAATATAGATGTACCCCTTCACCAACCCATTGCTTTATCAGCCTTTTAGTTATACTCTCGCATTTGCTTTCTTGTAACCTTTCTTTGACTCACTACAAAATCTATTTAGTGTCCCTTTAGTTTTGTATTTACAGTCCCTTTAGTCTTAAAAATGATATGATGAGTGATGATGATCTAAAGCTGAAGAAACACTGTctggaacactccatctcacACCACAGCTCCAGCTTGAAAGACCAGATATTGTTATGTGCCGTCTTCGTCATTTGTAGAGTGAGTGGGATAGTGACGCAGCTTAGATCTATCCATCATCAACCTATGATTCTACCAACTTTCCGTTTTTTAGACATTGAAATCTTTTTTGATTCTATGAAATCTCTGTAAATTCCCAGTTATGTTTTACTCGCTACCTCTTCTACACGTTACGCCTTGCGAAGATATGCCATCGCCGAATGGTCGCCCGAATCTTCTATGGAGTCTGTATCGGATATTTCTTGTTACTAAATTCCTCATCAAactctaaaaaatattaaaataaatcattaaaattgttgattggtaaactgatatttttttgtcaattacatttatcaattaattaacataataagctaaattgttaattttcagGTATGCAACAACGCTTCGAACCCCGTGGAACGGAGTTTCGCGGATATCATGAGATGTTACCGCCTCCGGCCTCTAGCAGACAACCTCGTCTATAGATATGTGCTGATCGAACCCGCCACAGAAGACAGTGagtaatttacttataatGATAAACTATTGGCTTTATCTGCCTTGTAAAAGATACAGATTTAATATCAGTTATGTTAAAAGTGcgaataaatatcaaaaagatACTGAATTATGACTCTACCTGCTTGGAGAGTGTGAAATATAATGCTCGAACTGAATTAAAAACGATAGTAATGTTGCTAAATGTTTTTGCTCATAACATCATGAAAAAGTTTAGCAaggttttgttattaaaaattaatacagtgTCATACCACATAGAAGTTAAGAGTAAAAAGGGAAGTGGGGTTAGAAAAGACGAAACCAGTTTTTCCCCGGTAACATAACTTTCGCATTACATTGACTATTTATCACAACCAAGTCAgtacggatcattgtaacatttttGAAGCGttctagataaaaataaaagcatgttacgtgcgcgtttaattgtaaaattgtattaCATTACTTGTAGgatttatataatgtattattattccaGAGCCCGCGAGACGAAACGACTTGATAACATTCTACAACGAAGTTTACGTTCCACTTATGCAAAATTACGTGTTGAGATTCAATGGAAGACATAGAGATGTAAGTTTTATCTATCACATCTATTAGTAGATGACTGAGACACGTGATGTCTGTCTAGACACATAATGACTGAGTGAAGTGATGACTGACCGAAACACGTGTTGTCCAAAACGGAGATACGTGATGCATGGCTGAGACACATGATGGACTggactaataaaataatagtaatgtTGCCGCAGTTCCAGGACGGGCCGCTGTCGCCGCTgccggcgcggcgcggcgACGTGTCGTTCTCGCCGGCCGGCCGCCGCGTGTCGGAGCAGCACCAGCTGTACGTGCGGCCCTTCACGGCGCCGCGCGTCGCCGACTACCAGCTCACCTACTGCTTCAGCAGGAGTCCGGCTAAGGTTACTAACTCTACACAActactaagggataaatagtagcctatatgttattctggatcttcagctacctacatactaaatttcatcgtaatcggttcagtagtttttgcgtgaaagagtaacaaacatccatactgacatcctgacatactcacaatttttcgcatttatgataATAGTAGGATGTAACCAATATCTATGATGAGCCTTTTCAAAGTTAGgtacattaatttgattgttattttgatacaTTCAGGTGACTCAATGTGTTAGATActgaacgggccgagggtctggGAGTCAGTCACGATTAAAACACCAGATTTTCAGATCGTGACTTGTCTGGTCGTCGTCTTTTCAGTCAAATCAATGGTCTTGTTTTATTAATCTGTCATTTTTGTTCATCTAAATGTCAAGTCAGAGAGTATGTCAGTCCATGAAGGCTAAACGGCCGCAAGAGATACAATACGGTTCAGATCCCCTGCAAAAGCTGCAGTGGTCAGGCAGGTggcgcttcgtgtaaaaacccgaATGACCCAATTCAGTGAGTGGTCATCGTGATCATAGGCGCATCCCGGTCTGTGCTCCAAAAATATGAGGACGCAACTGTGACTAACGCCACGAGAATGATATATTACTTTCATCTTTACTTGCGATGCAGTTTTTATTAGatgatctatttttttaattttatcggtTTCTCCCTTGAAATCACTTCTACTGCAGACAATTGAATAGTGTCGCAGATTGGagacttatatttattatgatgtgtTCTGCCGCCAGGATCTCCACGCGATCAACAGCTTGGTGTCGTGCGAGGCGGCGAcgcgggcggcgggcgcgcgGCGCGGCTGCGAGGCGGGCGTGGCGGGCGACGTGCTCAAGCGGCCGCGCTTCTCCGCGCCCAACGTGGCCCGCAAGCTGCAGGGCGTCGTCAACGACCGCCACGCCGTCTAGAGGTGCGTACTGCGTACTCACCGCCGCGGCTGCGTTGCGGCCGCTCTTGATTCATCCTTAATGGTGTTGCTTCAGTCAAAGGTTCACTATCTATCCTACTACCCTACCCTAGGATATTTAATATGTTATGTAAccttttacttataaaaatgtattgattGATAATGTGGTCAAATACTGTTCGAAGTGAGAGTTAAACCAATAAGTTTTGCAACAAGACGCTgttaatttcttattattttatttttcattagttTGCTTTAAAACAGTAGAATTTAAATCAAACCAGAAATGTTACCTAGAATTCAGTTAGAttcaaaaattacataacatggttttaatatacttttttccTTGTTTTCAGGTCATACCACATTTCAAAGAAAatgaacttttatttattaaatttaccaaAACTTTTTGCTTTTTAGCTCTCTAGCTGCCTCTTTTCTTATTGATTGACGAATTTAAATATACcattaaatcattttattgaaattaccaaaaaatctttagaattaagtacaatttgtaaagtgcggactaaatttattttctttataattatttaagagGCATCtcccaaattttttaaaagcaatcttattttttgtgaGCCTGTTCTACTGGGGTGGGCGATATTTAAGCAAAAAGCTATAGagcttaaatttaaaaacggtAGATTAAAATGATCTCATTTTATGAGCAATATAAGccatattaaaaatttgctCATTACTATTGTATTATACAATTTCCGCTTATTAATTAGCTGCATaacggatatttttttataaagacgTTAGTCACAAAGCCTACATTGGAGTCGTCggacatattattttaatataagtaaaaatgaaGCAAGGGACCCAAATCGATAAAAATTATGGTTATATATGACCCTTTTCATTATAAGtgacaaaaatacaataacacGAATCATTCCTGtgtaacttttaatatttgacCTAGTAAACGTCTTAAAAATTACGGTACGCAAACTTAAAAATCGagaaggtttttttttgttttttttttcatgaatcagtaattttatttgtatcgcTACACAACTAGTTTTAGTGACTTCCTTcgctttttttgtatataaaattggTGCATGGTGTATATTTTGACaagtcattaattttatagctacctacataaataaaacattgtaaCACTTGTGCTTATATTGGTCATTCGTCAAGAAGTTTGCAATAATGTgtaaacaattttcttttttcatagtTCCTTCATtatctaaattatattattagaaatgtatattttattttcttccatTAATGCTATATAAGTCaaaatcaatttgttttaaCTTAGATTAGAACATTTTATCATGTATACTTCATCTTATGTTTACTCAActatgattttataaaaacaaatatatatttgcaaTTAGTTATAAGAAGTATATGTTACTTCTTCCGAAGTATACTTccgaagtaaataaattataaaattaatttatctgggttttatttttatgatttgcaCATTGGGAAGATTGGTTAGAAATGAAAGTAGAAAACTTCTttgcatgtttttttaattatctcatTTACATACACTTCAAAGTTGTTTCTACATACGCTTATGTCTACGCTAGAGACTACATTATTTAATCCCAATCTGATTGACAAATATATCGCTTATGAACCTGTGCACATTATGTATATTCATAATAAGTACAATGATAATAAGATACAGATTGATAAAAGTGGATTATTTTCACTATGTGCCGAAAAGCTTAATGTTAAACATAAACCAGAACATTATTCCAAAACGTGTGAATAATGCACTAGTTAGCGCCGTAAATGCATATTTGTGTCGATCCAAAAATGTATAAACTAGCGCGTTCATAGAAAATTGTGTATTAAAGaagatagaataaaatagaaaatttagaagaaatgctagaactttaaaaaaagaaaagaaaagaaaagggtatgttaagatggttcggtcatgtggagaggatgaatgaaagcaggttgactaagcagatatacaaggagagtgtggagggaaaggtcggagtgggaagacctaaacgaacgtatcttgatcaaattaaggacgtcctggtaaagggtcaggtcaaaagtacccgaaaccgccgagcttgtatgaagagagttatgaatgtggacgaagcgaaagaagtatgcagagatcgtggcaagtggaaagaggtagtctctgcctacccctccgggaaagaggcgtgattttatgtatgtatgtatgtatgctagaACTTTTTACAGAAACTGAAAGTATTTGTACTCACGCTTGCAAATCAATATGAAAGTTGAATCATTAACACATCCATGAGAAGGCTTTACGTTAAACGATCAATCGATCCGTTAAAATACGCACGCATGTATAGTCAGaaagttattaatataaaatatggatatacacatacatattggCGTTAAAAATAAGTCTTATCTCTATATCACTCTCCAACATATGTACTATA of the Amyelois transitella isolate CPQ chromosome 19, ilAmyTran1.1, whole genome shotgun sequence genome contains:
- the LOC106132785 gene encoding retinoblastoma-like protein 1 — protein: MSRQEESEDNIKAKIDHLCAELNVDSTAANKAKESFLEIKRNYTLDGDIQHWIACGLYVMCCTSPSTQQSNAKADNCISLTRLLRLCKISLLQFFRKIKLWMEMASMSTDFKEKMETLEHKFAVSDRLFRKFRPLFQEIFNGTPTNDEIDLFKFTWCLYICVKGEFQNANDLVDMYHLLLSCLDHIFANAFMAKRTDLINPNFKGLPSNWGSDNFQVPNKPPCIISIFHQMSYEQKLMVEAAAMKEYSYKPVIKSFFDKGILKGRADQLLGLFDGGNFEANFNSLNNLYETYVLSVGEFDERIFLNEYASERPGGQPNDEISAVIQNFGPSGRTCPETPLSGQRYLPSRGEELTPVSEAARSIQWLTSYLQHCHPQPSSDLLRLFAECNVSEDTINKNVIEPCLGWAELFRARMRELTYSAETINHRCNMVTRFYYKIFEHIIRTEHRKKPQVSLQALLTQETYQLTVYACCTEVVIHAFSIHSLRFPEVLKIYNLSAFHFYKIIELVVQIIFEKSDRDIIKHLNTIEEVVLESEVWKSGSPLWNALERANVPVSADVQNHTEPLANGIQSRAALVEHTRRQLFQDNIRPGQSLLVNAASPSAEPASSPGSTPPRRPHNSLVLFFRKFYGLAVLRMNDLCGRLRLTNEDLKRKIWNCLEHSITHHTSLLKDRHLDQILLCAVYVICRVCNNASNPVERSFADIMRCYRLRPLADNLVYRYVLIEPATEDKPARRNDLITFYNEVYVPLMQNYVLRFNGRHRDFQDGPLSPLPARRGDVSFSPAGRRVSEQHQLYVRPFTAPRVADYQLTYCFSRSPAKDLHAINSLVSCEAATRAAGARRGCEAGVAGDVLKRPRFSAPNVARKLQGVVNDRHAV